The genome window gtaaatatttaatttttataaatattaataagtctTGTGGACCATGCCAAGGgttatttttacaaagttttaccttaaagtagaaaattaacattttccgaaaatgtattatttgcaataatttattttcttatagtgagaatcttaaatattttattttttatgtaatggAAACTATGTATTTCGATTTGAAATATCTATGTTTTGTGGAGTTGTATCGGTAATAGAATCGTAATAGTGAACTACAAAACAGCTTTCTGCATTTGTAGCAAAACACCAATACAATTAGGAAGTAATGATGTTTATTAGATTTAAAACTCAGATAACCTTGAAAGCTCCATAACAATTAGGCAGAGGGAGCCACCGTACAGGTTTACAGATTTTACGCAGCACAATTATATATCCTTTTACGCAGTTCAAGCGGGTCCTATCGTGATATATGTATAGCAATAAGTCTCGACATTGATATAACGCGTTACGTAAAATTAGGGATTTCATAATGTTGCGCAATCACTAGGAAATCTGCAGAAAGTTACCATCGAATATGAAAGATTACgtatatgaatttacatatatactgAGTGCAATGCATACTTTAGAATATGATTTTTCATCTAAAAGTATCTCGtgttattattcttttaattacacATTCTACATGATTGAAAAAGTTCAATATAACTGTTTTTTCCCAAATTGTTAGGAATATATGGATTCAAAACATTCTCACAGAATATCATATTAAGATCTTTTGTAGAATATATTATCTTAGATTACTGAACTACGCAATCTATGTTtcgtaaaaaaagaatattaagtaattttatttttttaaaacaattttgcAATTGATAATTTTAGATTAGAGGTCAGCACAGACTGGGATGATGAAGTAGCATCATCTACCGCCATAATATGAAACCGTACCTACGAAATAAAATGTCGGTTTTCTAAATATGTTGTGAATCAAACAAAAGGATTGTTTTCTTGTTCAATATTCTTTGTTGTTTAACATGAGTGACGAGGAAGATACTCTTCTTAACGAAGATAAACATCAGGTAGATATTCATATATGATATTTCTTTCCTATTTTCGTAACGAACATAATGTAggttaatttattgtaaatggaATAGGTTATATTTACATTGAGGAAAAGTCCAAACTACTTTTAAAACcatggaaattttaataattgaataaatttttactaaTTAGGATGAAATTAGGAAAGAGCTCTCACAAATGAGTTTTGAAGATCTGcaaaagttaaaagaaaaattaggttgtaaaatatataaggAAGCATTGTTTGGTCCACGGAAGGTTAACAAGAAAATTGAGTttaaacgagaaaataagaaCAGACCGCGTGAAATATCTTCAAAGAAGCCTGTTCCACGATTCAGAGAAGTGGTGCAGGTAAAGAAGCATATTCCAAGAGACCCTCGATTCGACGGTCTGTGCGGTACATATGATccgaagaaatttaaaagaaattatatgttCATCAATAAACTAAGAGAGAATGATATCGAAGAATTGAAAAAGGAATTGGCTGAGAGTAGAGACcccaaaaaaataaagaagatcaAATACCTTATACAGAGATTGGAAAATCAGTTACacgaggaaaaaagaagaaatttgaaagaacaaaaagattatgaagaaaagaaagaaattgcagAGGCCATCAGACGTGGTGAAAAACCAGTATTCAAAAAGAAGTGTAAGTAGATATTAATAACTGTAAGATAAGATATTAATAACTGTAGttctataatatgtatattatagtgACTCTATTATTCTTTCCTTACAGCTGAAAAACGAATTTTGGACTTAGTTTCTCAATATGAGGAACTGAAAAATTCAGGCAAACTAAAGAAACATATTGAACGATTGCGCAAGAAGAATCAACAAAGGGGCAGACGAAAGTTAGCATCAGCAGACTCTGAATAAAAGAACAAGGTAtatgtgaaattaaaatttatacaaattaaacaTAGCTGGAATAATTACAGATGTATATAAGTGTAATAAATACTATGATAGTTAAAGTAAGCTCTCTTCCATTCATTTAGTCGCGCCTGTCCTGTAACAAATGTTTATGCCTGTGTGCTGAAAGTACCAGTCAGGAAGGTAGGATAAAGAGTgctttattaattatgtattttttatttaacatcaAAAGTAATGACACTTGGGTTGGACAATGTCTCTCATTTCTTCCTTAATGTAATTCACGTGTGAAAACAGAACTTACAGAATAATCAATATGAAAGGAATCGTCAATCAGAAGAGATTGTTTGGTAGAGCGGTGtacattttcttttcatttatctcTGAGCGTGTACGTGTGTATATCTCTCTCTATGTTCGCACGTGTCTCTCAGCGTGTGtagtgtgtatgtgtgtgggGTGTGTATCATATATGCGGCGCTAAAacgaaaaacagaaaaagagtATGAAACCCGTATGGAAAAGGCGGACCATTTAAACAGACCACCTTCTCGTGGGTCACCGTTCATGCGCGATCCGTTTGTCCGTCTgcagttatttaaaatatgtacaatattaataaaacatcattcattttttttttttgtttatattttaatcattcAATGATTCTGTTGTGATGTGGCGGGCTGTGCAGGGGCGACGTTTCACAGAATTCTCGTGACActgttctttattattttaagcatttgttttcttttttatctccTCCTCAATTCCCAgatttttgattttattttttgaacTCGAATATTTTACTGCCAATTATTATTGTGTTCGATCGCGGCAACAGAAAAGCGAAGAATCCGTTATATTAAAACACACGATCTCTCGCCCACATTCAcacatttctctttttctcccgcTCTTTTACGCCGATTCACCCGAAAAACCAGTTTTGCGACGATTGCGTTGTTTTTGGCGAGGTTACCCGTTTGCAGAACACGAAAAGATTTGCGACTCGTTTACCGAGGATTGTCTTTTCCTATGAATCCGCGGGCGTAATACAAGTGAGAAGAAAACGATGGCGTCGCCGAAACGAGGGAATACAATATAGCCGCAAATCCATCCGCGTAACCGGAAACGTAgcgaaaagaaaacaaagaagaaaagaaaaacacggTTTTGTACGTAAAAGGACCACTGAAGATGTATGTATTtctaaggaaaaaaaaaaaaaaaaagaaaaaagatatatttataaaagagaaagaaataaaagatataccaCGCGCACAGAACGAAGCAAAAGCGGATTCTCTCGTTTGTGTCCCGCTCAGTCCGCCGCAAGATATTGTGGTCTTAGACCGAATTTTTTTCCTCTCATTGCCACTTTTCCTTGATTTTCTATGTTTTCTCTCTcgcgcgctctctctctctcccttactctcgtcatcgtcgtcgttatacttttcatatctttatctttgttctcttttttttgttCGCTTATACGtactttgttttttttcttcaacaACACGATCTAGACTAAaccatatataataattacatcTAATAATATCTTATTGTaacatgtattatattataattattattattatattattaatgtttaaaTTATTTGCCTAAAGTAAAGAGGCGCACGACGGCAAAGCATTTTTTTTTTGGGCTCCTACGCCCCCCGGGCACGGAACACCCTGTCGACAAACCACGGATCCTCCGATCCAGCTCCGGTACCCATGTCGGGAGCGATTTTACTGAAATGAATGGGCCAATGCATCATCCCCCCTACCGCCATGCTTATACCTCGCTATCACTCCTCGATCTCTCTtctttccgattctatcttttcttttcgttcgcgtCCTATCTCAAAACACGGGGATCCGCTGAAGGCAATCTGTTTcccattttttgtttttcttttcttttctttttgtttggtTCGATTTCGTTGTGACAGGAATGATCGATCTTTCTAGATAACACACACACGGAGCTATCGGTATACACTGTCCCGCAACGTGAAACCAAGAAACACCATGAAAAACGGAATTAACTGGCATAACATTAAACATCTCTCTGCTTCTCAACATCTAGCACTGTAACGACTGATTCATGTTTTTTATTTCGACAATTTTCGAGCATCTTCCCCTTCCGCGAAGAAGAAGAGAACTGGGGACGTTTTTTTAATGTGATCATTTCGTATGTACTTTTTTGTCGGTGTGTAATCAAAGTCCGAGTTCGACGAGCAACGCGACGGTACACTGCTGCCCTCTATCTGTTTCTCCTCACTTTTTTCTTTCCTGTCCCGGTTTCTTTCAAAGAGTTATCGGTTGGATTTAAATGACGATCCACGTGTCTCAAAAAACGATTCGGTTAAAGCTTCGCCGGTCCTACCGAATTTTTTTGATTGAATTTGATTATTCAAAATTCAACATGGTTGTTACGTGTTTGTGAACGGGGCCGAATAATTCAACCAGCCCCTCGCGCGCACAACAGAGAAAATTCATCGGAAGGGCTGGAGGAAAGTCGTAGCCCGtggaatatatatttctttcttatattcGCGAACATGGTAAAATTCGGCGGGATTGGCAAGCGAAGAACGTGTTACGCGTGTACGGCACCTCGAGAACACCTCGATTATTGAACACTTAGGGTAGTTTTGGGGCCAGGGCCGCCGAGCGAGCGTCACCCTTCGTCTACCTGAATCCTCGATGGTCCGTTCGCCTTGATTCGCGTGGAACAGAGGAACCAGAGAACGTGGTAAACACATCGAGGCTGTTCGTTGATTTCGGGGTATCGTCGCAATTATGGCAAACGACGATGAAATTTATTCGACAAACGAGTTTGTCATTACCTACGCTCCGCCCCGGTTCTCCGCTCGAAACGAAGCGCCCTCTTCACCGACGTTGCCAGTGCATGCGCGCGCGTACACATCGAAAAGCCGCGAAAGCGAGCAACAAGGATTCAAAATCGATATATAggcaaaaagagaaacgaaaacgaATTTTTGTTGGTATGCGTTTTTTTTCACATCGAAGAAGCTCGAAATAAGACCTGATATGATCGCACGTCTCGGATCGTCCCGGCCCGAAAAGTCGCGTGGCAGGCATTTTAAGTCACCTTCGTTCGttttgttcgttttttttttagatttttctttttgtattgtTGGTGGTGGCTTGTTGTTGCTCCTACAAAATTCGAAGGGGCGTTGTTTCGATACtgacacacacatacacacgacAGACCGCGGGTTGGTGGTACAGGGCGTTCTGCGTTCGGGGGTCAATATGATTTATAGCGAGCTGTCCCGCTGGCGTTTTTAAACCTATGAAGAAACTAAGAGAATGAAtttataccttttttttttcctttacttTTAGTTTCGCCTAAGTaagaatgttttttttttactgtttttTATCTGtctgtattttttcttcgtttccacTCTGTGCTTTTCCTATATCATTACCATCCTCTACTAGCATTTTTTAATATCCTGTTACCTCGACTATCATAGCGCCCTCACCCATGGAAACCACATAGCTCCCAGAGTAGCGCGACTATTTTGAATTCTTACATGTCTACTCAGCtcgtcttctcttcttttcttttaatcaTTAACATTTCTGTAATTTATTTGTCCAGTTTCGTCAGTGGTACGCAGGTTGTCCAGTTCAATGGCTCCCAAAACCGTGACCACCGCTTTACCATTTGCTCGCGCGCAACTTAAACAACGTGTATCTTCTCTATTCTTACTATGTCcgtcttcttctttgtttcttcgtttatctAGTTTATGTATTCTCTTCCGTTGGTAGTGATTCAGTTGATAGTTACTTATTATACTGTCTGTTTGCCGTCTTCGTTCCCCGTGCTGCCCCCGTGCGTCtaatatctttcttctttcttctcttttcttcctttcatatTCTCATTTTCAGCTTTCTCTTTTTTGCAGTCCAATCCTGGCCCGTTCTCTTCATTCGCGTAGCAGTTCTCATGCAGAGACTCACAAACTACTAGAATATCTACACGATGCGACTTCTGGCTTCTTCGACAGCTACTCGGATTTTAAAGACTCGAACCGAACAACATTACttgtaataagaataataatgaGTACTGTAAACGCGCTTCCATTACTTCTGTATTCTTATCCTTTTTTGCTgtttttttgtcattttttaaatttcttttggGTTCTTTTTATTATGCTCCCTTTCATTCTCGCTCACTCCCTCTCTGTCGCGTTATGAATAACTTTTAGGGCGTGCCAATCTAGCGTACTGATTTTCTtgtttcattgttatttttttttctttaattaacaattaagaaGTTTCTATGTAAGACTGTAGGTGTCACGAGACGTCTATCTGTAAATACGTTTTTCTTTCGTGTGTGTCGATTGCGAATGATATATTCTCGTTATCGATTCTTAAACTTCTGCATCAGTGTAACATTTATAATACcgctcttatttatttatttttttttttaaatcgtgactacattgcattttttaattcttttttttttaaactcttAACAAGGGCGTGCCAATCTAGCGCAGTGTTCTTTTGCTCCTTTACTTAAAGGGATGcctatatgaatatttttttctctgATATCACAAGACATCTAACGGAATGCTCCATCGATGCTAAGTTATccgctttttttttctctaaaaGATTCATCCATGTCGTACACCCGTCGACGTTCATACGGATGTGCGCGTTATCCGACGATTTGTCGCCATTTTCAGTATCCCTCCGTTTCCAAAAAGATACACGGGTGTCCACTGCCGGGCTTGTACTTTTCATACAGTCTCTTTTCTCCTCGATGACTTCATTCGACgccgtttttcttctttttcttcttattctcgTGTCTTAGGCCCTACTATTTATGTACTTCTTCTTTATCATACGTTCGTCGATGATCAGATGGCAGCACTAATCCCTATAAACCTCGTGAATCATATCAGACATGTGTGTACCCGGAAGTTCGAAGTCTTCCTGACGACGTTGCTCGTAGAACCCTTTATTGTTTCTTCGTCGATTCCTTCGATGTTTCTCGAACGACGAACTCTCTGTTTAATGATACACCGGCACGCGCGTGCAAGCAACTCGCAGAGCCAGAACGACgaacgttttcttcttcttatttttttcatataacttcttcttttttcttctccctTTTCATTCATCCACTTCGTATTTCGTTCTTGTTTTGTACTTCACACATCATCTAACGAGAGTGCTCGCAAGCCATTTATCTACTCCCACGCGAGAAGCGCTTTTTATTGTTTGTTCAGTAAAACAACAGCAAGACACTCTATATTGTAATGACTATGGCGATGGTTCGTTCGACGATTCGGCTCGGCTGATGCGAATTGTCCCCATCTAAAATAATATCATCATCACGCGACAGTACGGTTAGACCCGAATAGCACGCCCCATGGGTaaaatatgtgtgtgtgtgtatttaaCGTGAGTGATTTTTAacgttttcatctttttttcccCATTGTTTGGTTGTTTcatgtttttttgtttttttggttttgtttcgtatatttttttttgcTCATTTTTTAGTTATTAGTTTCTCGGTGTATATCTGCGTGGGTAATATGCATatctcactctctctttctctcatcaTTCTCTCTGCATCTCTCGCTCTTGTAACTCTTGCGCGCGCGCTCTGCGTGTATGATTAAATTTTTCTTCGCATTTAATAGTAAGTTTCTTGCTCGAGCCAGCCTCCTGGATTCCGGCGGAGGTAGAATCGTCTCGTCTCATCGTAGATGAAGATGGCGAACATGAAGGGAATTGCGGGCAGCCACCAGACGAATCTAAAATACACGACAACGTATTTAACTATTCTGTTCTTTTTGTTTGTGTCTTATTTGTGAGGAACATAAGGTCACGTTTCTACATATATAAAGTATACGTGTAACTAAGTAAAGGGTGGCTATATACATGGAAATGTGATTTAAGATACCTTGAACGATTGGAAACATGAATGAAAAGGGAAATAATATCTAAGGAATCTAAAAAGCTAACGTTATTATTGTTATGTTAGAAACGCGCCTTAAGCTCTTAGATTACATTCAAGATACTTAAGAAACATCGCTTTGTTATAATGAGcatattattatgaaaatatagaGACCTAAGGTATTTGACATTAACAAttagaaatttgaataaaaaagagCAAATATCTAGGTATTTAAAAggttgaattattattatattagaaacaTGCCTTAAGctcttatatttcatttaaagtactcagaaaaaaaagaagtactAGATACTTGTTTCATCGTTTGCAGAATTTCTTCTAATCTCGTAGAGATTGTacggtataaaattattttttttacacGTGTCTTGGATatagaaaatgatttaaaaaacgTATTAAAGGTAATTAAAGGCTTACTTGAGAGGGAACATGCGGAGACCCTTGTCCATGCCGGGTGTGTAGCTTAGGAACGCGGCGAGGGCGGTCTCGAATATTAAACCAAAGTTCAGGGCCCAGTTTCTCATTCCCTGGTGGATGATGGAATTGCGTCGCGTCTTACAAACGATCAGATCGGCCCACTGCACGATAACGATCGAAACGAAGAATGCTGTGTGGCAGGTGAATTCCAGTGTCTTACGATCCCTGTATGTCTGTGAAAATATAACGAGAATATAAGTGAGTATTATTCTTAActttaatttctgaaatttatatttaaatacttgatagaagaaataaattatgaTTGAGATTTGAAACAATTCTGGAGATTTGTTATTTGATAGTTTCTTAGAATTTACCCATTCCTGGCCATAGCTGTCACGAAGATCATTGATAGCCTTGGAGTCCCATTGTTTTCGAATGCCGAAAAGATGCAGCGGCAGGAATCCGTTTTCAGCCATAATTACGAAGTAGACGAAGAAGCCGGCGGCTGCCTGGATCATACCGATCTGACCATACGCCATCGAAATAAGCCTGTGCATAGAGAATTCCATTTAGATAGTCGTCGATCGCTCGGAATCATGGGTTTTGCAATAAGATTCTGACTTTCAAGGAATTCATTTCTGTTTCAGTGTACTAACAATTTCTTCAGAAACGAGGGAAGGTATATATACGATAtgcaaaaaatagaaaaagaaggtttcaattaaaaatcaaaaagaACATGTACTTTAAAACTTCCCATAGACGagcgatttttaattttttcgtaAAGCAAATTACATAGTTCATGCTCGGCTCTAATTTCTTTACCGTTCTAGGCATTCGAGGAATCTAACAAAATTCTAGAATACTTATCAATGACTCTGTTACCTTGCATTATGGTTTTTTAAGTGAAATGTCTAATACCCTTtccaataaaaatagaaattcggATAAAGAAATGCAAAAAGTGAAACTTTACTACGGCCTTGCCTATAAAGAGATAAAGCGCGAATCGAGCAAAGATGATTAttgtttcgaaataaaaatccattatttcgtataaatgttcgaatgaaaataaaaacgtCCGTATTGAAGAAGACTTTTgaagttattttaaaaaagcATCAATTATTCACAAAGGGACTACCTAAGGTATCAATAAAGCTATCCCTACTTTCTATATCCtaggtatattttaaaaaaataaaagacctTCCTTTTCCtaggaaaatattattggaaaCTCTTTGAAAGTCAGACGAAGCATCTGTATGTGTCTGCCACTAATCATCTAAGTTCGCCTCTAACAGCCTAAGGTGGTGTTCATACGGAAGCTGTAGTCACCTAGGATTTGAAATGCGGATTACTTACCGACTCGGAACGCAGGCGGTAACGATCGGTTCTTCACACTGATGCATGCCACACAAAGCGCAAGGCACAAAGACGCACACATTTTTTCATGGTTATTCATCATCAAGCCTCACGGTGTATTTTCTCAAAAAGATAAACAATAATCGAGCTTCCTACATGCAGATTTTGGTGCACGTGCAAAAGGTAGCTCGGTGAAGCCGTGAGATTTGACGTGGTCAGCAAACGTATCGAAGCAGCATCAAGTATTCATTAGCATCCGTGTGTGTTAATTTCATTATAGAGCTAACTATGTGCCTGGTTGTTTTCTTCAACCTTTTATACTTTGCTACAAAATACGTGGCCGTAGGAACATTGGAACTTTCGGTCGATTGATTTATTGTTCTAATAGATTAGTATTTTTAGGAATCGATTGGAAgttatacaatttttagaaattcCACGAGCTTCAATCACCCTCGAATTTAATTACCGAAATTCAATATGATAAAATCCTTCAAATTTGTGTAAACGCACAGGTTTCATTAGGGACCTGTATATTTGACAAGCTCTATGTAATAAAGTTGTTATAGTTAACGTAATAAATACTTAATCGTATCAAATTCGATCACCACAATTTAATGCACAGAATAGCAGGAAAATTTATCGCTATTCGAATTTCACACGAAGATTTACTACTAtcaagattattattattatatttcatgaaCAACGACCAGTTCACATCGATTAGCTCCACAACCATAATAATATCATTCCCATGCACCAGGCCGCGTGTCACGCATTATCATCAGTCAATTAGCTTGGTCAGGCGTTGCAGATCGaataaagaaaacgaagaaaaatcatgGCGTATAGTTTGTAAATCAACGGATCTCGCGTGTGAGGCACGCGGCGAAAGATTTCATCGGTCAAGAATATTAGGATAGAAAATAGAGCGGGCAGTAAGGCGCGTCGTcgaagattataaaataaattacaagctGTTAGTGACCCACTATCTCTCGTTCGTGTTATCACTTCATCGTAATCAGCCTTTTAATAACGCAAAA of Bombus terrestris chromosome 5, iyBomTerr1.2, whole genome shotgun sequence contains these proteins:
- the LOC100647574 gene encoding ribosomal RNA processing protein 36 homolog, which gives rise to MSDEEDTLLNEDKHQDEIRKELSQMSFEDLQKLKEKLGCKIYKEALFGPRKVNKKIEFKRENKNRPREISSKKPVPRFREVVQVKKHIPRDPRFDGLCGTYDPKKFKRNYMFINKLRENDIEELKKELAESRDPKKIKKIKYLIQRLENQLHEEKRRNLKEQKDYEEKKEIAEAIRRGEKPVFKKKSEKRILDLVSQYEELKNSGKLKKHIERLRKKNQQRGRRKLASADSE